A window of the Megalopta genalis isolate 19385.01 chromosome 2, iyMegGena1_principal, whole genome shotgun sequence genome harbors these coding sequences:
- the LOC117220843 gene encoding calmodulin-lysine N-methyltransferase — protein sequence MGDEGFGEKEPRKRSTAQSRWRILAKTLIGPRANERFAEPENDLNDVSVRRFTSFGLLKTVRLENAGSKEEEPGTRWYEYSGILENRKFTVQIRWLKNNSFTANELIGFNNTGNVCVWPSEECLAYYLLKNRDICRNKRVLELGGGMSCLAGVIAAKYCDPSGVALTDGNATSVENVRRIVARNEMADLVECCVVRWSKAARAIRTARSAKSFPYGNHIGLRIKSWTAGDDDSPIAPEKSYDVILCADCLFFDEVRSDLVETIYGWLANDGMALVMAPRRGQTFERFADAATKRGFTARRIDRYDHRIWSRHLELLDHSQEYCPDLHYPILLELTKQKRMPSG from the exons ATGGGGGACGAAGGATTCGGGGAGAAGGAGCCGCGGAAGAGAAGCACCGCGCAAAGCCGATGGCGCATTCTCGCGAAGACGCTGATCGGCCCGCGGGCGAACGAGAGGTTCGCAGAGCCGGAGAACGATCTGAACGACGTGTCCGTTCGCCGTTTCACCAGCTTCGGCCTGCTGAAGACCGTCCGGCTGGAGAACGCCGGGTCGAAGGAGGAGGAGCCGGGCACGAGGTGGTACGAGTACTCCGGCATTTTGGAGAACCGGAAGTTCACCGTGCAGATCCGCTGGCTGAAGAACAACAGCTTCACGGCGAACGAGCTGATCGGCTTCAACAACACCGGGAACGTGTGCGTCTGGCCTTCGGAGGAGTGTCTGGCTTACTATCTGCTGAAGAACCGCGATATCTGCCGGAACAAAAGGGTTCTCGAGCTCGGGGGTGGCATGAGCTGCCTGGCGGGCGTGATCGCGGCCAAATATTGCGATCCGAGCGGCGTCGCGCTCACCGATGGCAACGCGACCAGCGTGGAGAACGTCCGGCGCATCGTCGCCAGGAACGAGATGGCCGATCTCGTCGAGTGCTGCGTCGTCCGATGGTCCAAGGCGGCCAGGGCGATCAGGACTGCGAGATCGGCGAAATCGTTTCCGTACGGCAACCACATCGGCCTCCGAATCAAG AGCTGGACGGCCGGAGACGACGACTCGCCGATCGCCCCGGAGAAATCGTACGACGTGATCCTGTGCGCGGACTGCCTGTTCTTCGACGAGGTGCGCTCCGATCTGGTGGAAACGATCTACGGCTGGCTGGCGAACGACGGCATGGCCCTGGTGATGGCGCCCCGACGGGGCCAGACCTTCGAGAGGTTCGCGGATGCGGCCACCAAACGGGGCTTCACGGCCAGACGGATTGATCGCTACGACCACAGGATTTGGTCGAGACATCTGGAGCTGTTGGACCACAGCCAGGAGTATTGTCCGGACCTCCATTATCCGATCCTTTTGGAACTGACCAAGCAGAAGAGGATGCCGTCCGGATGA
- the LOC117220846 gene encoding post-GPI attachment to proteins factor 2 encodes MSKARVGSEYIPLVEEDMSKARVILPFSKVTWFTVLLPFLAFIFCVIWSIMYNFEHSTSTHCKVYNFLPSVSAAIGHYRPQRDVWKLAIAVQASIRVLVLIMYYRYYKEHIYKWAQSICNIAIVTNAVENISLVTLSFWTSDENYAFHKLSFVTFLIMSFIHMIVAYFIMTNCRNVTREWSETTSMKWKWRAMVLNVFFILSACYFFYRHNKYCEPLVYSMFAISEYGVVLSNMGFHSTAAWDFANSRLMISGSGFRII; translated from the exons ATGAGCAAAGCAAGAGTGGGGTCAGAATATATTCCACTAGTGGAAGAGGACATGTCAAAGGCACGAGTGATTTTGCCGTTCTCTAAGGTAACATGGTTTACCGTTTTATTGCCGTTCCTAGCATTTATATTTTGCGTCATTTGGTCCATTATGTACAATTTTGAGCACTCTACCTCGACGCACTGCAAG GTATATAATTTTTTGCCATCCGTATCTGCTGCGATCGGACATTACAGACCTCAAAGAGATGTATGGAAGCTTGCGATTGCTGTGCAAGCATCCATCAGGGTTTTAGTATTAATTATGTATTATCGTTACTATAAAGAACATATTTATAAATGGGCACAAAGTATATGTAACATTGCTATTGTTACGAATGCCGTTGAAAACATATCTCTTGTTACTTTAAGCTTTTGGACGTCCGATGAAAATTATG CCTTCCACAAATTATCTTTTGTAACATTTTTGATAATGTCTTTTATTCACATGATCGTTGCATATTTTATCATGACAAATTGTCGTAATGTTACAAGGGAATGGTCGGAGACCACCTCTATGAAATGGAAATGGAGAGCCATGGTATTGAACGTGTTTTTTATACTGAGCGCGTGTTACTTTTTCTACAGGCATAACAAATACTGTGAACCTCTAG TCTACTCAATGTTTGCGATAAGCGAATACGGAGTTGTTCTGTCCAATATGGGATTCCATTCGACCGCCGCTTGGGATTTTGCAAATTCGCGCCTCATGATATCGGGATCAGGATTTAGGATAATTTAG
- the L2HGDH gene encoding L-2-hydroxyglutarate dehydrogenase — MKPIAYTSLTKRIVSQQFSLMRHYGSQQPSSTSTDPCGTFDLVVVGGGIVGCATAREMMIRHPNLKMAIVEKESALAKHQTGHNSGVVHAGIYYVPGSMKAKLCVEGLKLSYEYFCKHNIPHNKVGKLIVAQNKDQVKRIDDLFDRGTKNNVPDLEVVEKDCISKYEPKCRGEKALWSPWTGIVDWAVVCKSFADEFQKMGGQIFLNYEVTGFAEMSESHGNQELVPISVQSKNKCIPAKYVLTCAGLHSDRLAVMTGCDLSPRIVPFRGEYLLLSEKKKHLCTTNIYPVPDPRFPFLGVHFTPRVNGDIWLGPNAVLAFAREGYRWRDINIKDCIEMAKFPGLYKLCFKYFIPGCKEMIKSIFYPLAVRDLKKFIPEVTYTDVRRGPAGVRAQALDNNGKLVDDFVFDSGKGSIGSRVMHCRNAPSPAATSSMAIAKHIADKLEAEFKL; from the exons ATGAAGCCTATTGCGTATACTTCCCTGACGAAAAGGATCGTATCCCAACAATTCTCTCTCATGCGTCACTATGGTTCGCAACAACCCAG TTCCACCAGCACAGATCCATGCGGCACGTTCGATTTGGTGGTCGTTGGGGGTGGCATTGTTGGTTGCGCCACTGCTCGAGAAATGATGATTAGACACCCGAATCTAAAGATGGCGATCGTCGAGAAGGAAAGTGCTTTGGCGAAACATCAAACAGGACATAATAGCGGCGTTGTACATGCCGGAATTTATTATGTACCCGGCAGCATGAAa GCTAAACTATGCGTGGAAGGATTGAAACTGTCCTACGAGTATTTCTGCAAGCACAATATACCGCACAACAAGGTTGGAAAATTGATTGTCGCACAGAACAAAGATCAGGTTAAAAGGATAGACGATCTGTTCGATCGCGGGACGAAGAACAACGTGCCGGATCTAGAAGTGGTCGAGAAAGATTGCATATCGAAATACGAGCCAAAATGTCGA GGAGAGAAAGCACTGTGGTCGCCCTGGACGGGTATAGTCGATTGGGCGGTTGTCTGTAAAAGTTTCGCCGACGAGTTTCAAAAGATGGGCGGTCAGATATTCCTAAATTACGAAGTGACCGGATTCGCGGAAATGTCAGAGTCGCATGGAAATCAAGAATTGGTTCCCATCTCGGTGCAATCTAAGAACAAA TGTATTCCAGCAAAATACGTGCTGACTTGCGCCGGCTTGCACTCCGATCGTTTGGCCGTTATGACCGGATGCGATCTAAGCCCAAGAATCGTTCCATTTCGCGGCGAGTATCTATTGCTAAGCGAGAAGAAGAAACACCTGTGCACGACCAATATATACCCCGTACCGGATCCCCGATTCCCTTTCTTAGGCGTCCATTTTACACCCAGGGTGAACGGCGACATATGGCTTGGTCCAAACGCGGTTCTGGCGTTCGCAAGAGAGGGTTATCG ATGGCGGGACATAAACATAAAGGATTGCATAGAGATGGCCAAATTTCCGGGATTATATAAACTGTGTTTCAAGTATTTCATTCCCGGGTGCAAAGAGATGATTAAATCCATATTTTATCCACTCGCGGTGAGAGATTTAAAGAAATTCATTCCTGAAGTAACTTATACAGATGTGAGAAG GGGACCGGCAGGTGTTCGGGCACAAGCGTTAGACAATAATGGAAAATTGGTGGATGATTTTGTTTTTGACAGTGGTAAAGGTAGTATCGGTAGCAGAGTGATGCACTGTCGAAATGCACCTTCTCCAGCCGCGACAAGTTCCATGGCAATCGCAAAACACATTGCCGACAAACTAGAAGCCGAGTTCAAGCTTTAA